From Toxorhynchites rutilus septentrionalis strain SRP chromosome 2, ASM2978413v1, whole genome shotgun sequence, a single genomic window includes:
- the LOC129769260 gene encoding uncharacterized protein LOC129769260, whose product MRGPLMNINNYTPNMTCYEEVVAKLNAFFLPKENSTYERHLLCQMKQKTDESIDAFIVRLRVQAERCGFGDRIEENVKDQIIENCQSAALRRELLKRGDADLQEVLRIAKIFETVAVQEKSFTREAIKPQTNEANRVQVNSSYVNKNRPMESAQVECHRCEYFGHMARDEKCPAKGKLCNKCNGRDHFAKKFRKRKHQMSAVAKRDDISKVVRTSHEARNQDSSTVHQIVDTDTEYVFNVTTTDNDGEVQCEIGGVTILAVIDSGSKYKLLAADEVL is encoded by the coding sequence ATGCGTGGCCCATTGATGAATATAAACAATTATACACCGAATATGACGTGCTACGAAGAGGTGGTTGCAAAGCTGAAtgcattttttcttccaaagGAAAATTCGACATACGAACGGCATTTACTATGTCAGATGAAACAGAAGACTGACGAAAGTATTGATGCATTCATAGTTAGATTGCGTGTTCAGGCCGAACGGTGTGGTTTTGGCGATAGAATCGAGGAAAACGTTAAGGATCAAATAATTGAGAATTGTCAATCGGCCGCTCTGCGTAGGGAGCTACTTAAACGGGGTGACGCTGACTTGCAGGAAGTTTTGAGAATAGCCAAAATTTTCGAGACAGTGGCCGTTCAAGAAAAATCTTTCACTAGAGAAGCTATAAAGCCTCAGACTAATGAAGCCAACAGAGTTCAAGTGAATTCATCCTACGTTAACAAAAATCGCCCAATGGAATCGGCGCAAGTAGAATGCCATCGATGCGAATATTTTGGACACATGGCACGGGATGAAAAGTGTCCCGCGAAGGGAAAATTATGCAATAAGTGTAATGGTCGTGATCACTTCGCGAAAAAGTTCCGCAAACGAAAGCATCAGATGTCAGCCGTTGCCAAGCGCGATGATATCTCTAAGGTGGTTCGCACAAGTCATGAGGCCCGGAATCAAGATTCCAGTACGGTTCACCAGATTGTTGATACCGACACTGAATATGTATTCAACGTGACGACCACCGACAACGATGGCGAAGTACAATGTGAAATAGGAGGCGTTACCATTTTGGCTGTAATCGATTCAGGGTCGAAATATAAGCTACTGGCAGCAGATGAAGTCCTGTAA